CAGCAGCGCCAGCCCGTCAGCGTTCCCCTTGTTGTGCGGCTGGGCGGGGCCCATGCGGCAGCAGCCCGTGAGCAACTCGCTGCCCTAGACTTGTCAATGCTGTTTGTTCTGGATTCGCTGGATGAGGCCCTCACCAAAGCGATCGCCCTCAGTGAGGGAGCCGGAGTCGGGCGGTAGGGTTGCCTCTGGGCAGGCGTTTCGCATTTTGCCCGTCTCTTCTCAAGGCTCAAGTTTCACAAATCCTAACTCTCAAACCCAAACGCTCTATCAGACATGGATTTATCGGCAAGAAGTAAAGTTCTGGTGCAAGGCATTGCGGGCGCTCTGGGAAGCCTCTACACGACGCGAATGCGGGCCTATGGCACGTCGATCGTGGCTGGGGTGTCGCCGGGGCACGGTGGGCAAGTGCTAGAGGGTGTGCCTGTGTTCGACTTGGTGGAACAGGCCTTAGCAACCGCTGGCCCGATGGATGTGACAGTAATCCTGATGGAGCCGTATCGGATGCTGGATGCGGCGCTGGAGGCGATCGCCGCTGGGATTCGGCATCTGGTGCTGGTGACGGAGGGCGTGCCGCCGCTGGACATGGTGAAGCTGCTGCATATTGCTGAGCGCACCGATACGCTGGTCGTCGGGCCCGATAGCCCCGGCATTATCCTCCCTGGCAAGATTTTGTTAGGCACGTACCCTGCCGAGTTGTATTCCCCCGGACGTATCGGGCTGATCAGCCGCAGCGGCACGCTCACCCACGAAATCGCGCTGCATCTGACACAGGCGGAACTGGGCCAGTCGATTGCAGTAGGTATTGGGGGCGATCGCATCGTTGGCTCTTCCTTTCAGCAGTGGCTGCAAATTCTGGA
The Thermoleptolyngbya sichuanensis A183 DNA segment above includes these coding regions:
- a CDS encoding succinate--CoA ligase subunit alpha, with product MDLSARSKVLVQGIAGALGSLYTTRMRAYGTSIVAGVSPGHGGQVLEGVPVFDLVEQALATAGPMDVTVILMEPYRMLDAALEAIAAGIRHLVLVTEGVPPLDMVKLLHIAERTDTLVVGPDSPGIILPGKILLGTYPAELYSPGRIGLISRSGTLTHEIALHLTQAELGQSIAVGIGGDRIVGSSFQQWLQILDEDDQTEAIVLVGEIGGNSEEEAARYIVEAIDKPVIAYIAGRTAPKNHRMGHAGAIIASLVAGWGSEIGTPDSKVTAFQKAGVPVADRPSDIPSLLKQALRI